The Oxobacter pfennigii genome has a segment encoding these proteins:
- the yhbY gene encoding ribosome assembly RNA-binding protein YhbY, giving the protein MNSKQRAYLRSLANTLNPVLILGKGGIDEDVVKQADGVLETKELIKISVLQNSSITSREACEMLCEATGAEPVQVIGNKFVIYRKSMEKPYIELP; this is encoded by the coding sequence ATGAACAGTAAACAGAGAGCTTATTTAAGGTCTCTTGCAAATACATTGAATCCAGTGCTTATTTTAGGCAAGGGAGGCATAGATGAAGATGTTGTAAAACAGGCGGATGGCGTATTGGAGACAAAAGAGCTTATAAAGATCAGCGTCCTTCAAAACAGTTCAATAACCTCCCGGGAAGCATGTGAAATGTTGTGTGAGGCAACGGGAGCAGAGCCGGTACAGGTAATAGGCAATAAATTTGTTATATACAGAAAATCCATGGAAAAGCCTTATATTGAATTGCCGTGA
- the obgE gene encoding GTPase ObgE, which produces MFIDTAKIYIKSGDGGNGSVSFRREKYIPRGGPDGGDAGRGGDIIFQVNTGLRTLLDFRYKKKHIAENGENGSAANCHGKDGKDLIINVPPGTLIKDAETGGKIADLTMENQRVVVLKGGKGGKGNARFATATRQAPNFAEPGQLGEERWVVLELKLLADCGLIGFPNVGKSTILSMVTAAKPKIANYHFTTITPNLGVVEVPGGNSFVLADIPGLIEGAHEGVGLGHEFLRHVERTKILIHVVDISGIEGRNPIEDFDKINSELKLYSDKLAQKPQVVAANKSDILQSDELYNEFLNEMEKRGHKVFKISAATNKGLKELMLYVSDMLKDTPEPIEEEEMEDYINLDEEKDGKDFKIYKDDDVYVVEGPFVDRIFRKVNIYDNESLKYFQKVLRRNGIIDELKSMGIKDGETVRMNELEFDFID; this is translated from the coding sequence ATGTTTATTGATACAGCTAAAATATATATAAAATCCGGCGATGGAGGAAACGGCTCCGTATCCTTCAGAAGAGAAAAATACATTCCCAGAGGAGGCCCTGACGGCGGTGATGCCGGAAGAGGCGGGGACATAATATTCCAGGTGAATACCGGTCTTAGAACCCTATTAGATTTTCGATATAAAAAGAAGCATATTGCAGAAAACGGTGAAAACGGAAGCGCTGCCAACTGTCACGGAAAAGATGGCAAGGACCTTATAATTAATGTGCCTCCGGGCACATTGATAAAGGATGCTGAAACGGGAGGAAAGATAGCCGATCTTACAATGGAAAATCAAAGGGTTGTTGTCTTAAAAGGCGGCAAGGGGGGCAAGGGTAATGCCAGGTTTGCCACTGCAACAAGACAGGCTCCTAATTTTGCCGAACCCGGTCAGTTGGGGGAAGAAAGATGGGTGGTTCTTGAATTAAAGCTTCTTGCAGACTGCGGGCTTATCGGCTTCCCCAATGTAGGAAAGTCGACAATTCTATCCATGGTAACTGCAGCAAAGCCTAAGATAGCAAATTACCACTTCACTACAATTACGCCTAACTTAGGAGTGGTGGAGGTTCCCGGGGGAAACAGCTTTGTCTTAGCCGATATACCCGGGCTTATTGAAGGCGCCCATGAAGGAGTAGGCTTAGGCCATGAATTCCTTCGACATGTGGAGAGGACAAAAATACTTATTCACGTGGTAGACATATCGGGCATTGAGGGAAGGAACCCTATCGAGGATTTTGATAAAATAAATTCGGAGTTGAAATTATACAGCGACAAACTGGCGCAAAAACCTCAGGTTGTAGCAGCCAATAAAAGCGATATTCTACAGTCCGATGAGCTATATAATGAATTCTTAAATGAGATGGAAAAAAGAGGTCACAAGGTATTTAAAATATCCGCAGCCACCAATAAAGGGTTAAAAGAGCTCATGCTTTATGTATCTGATATGCTTAAAGATACTCCGGAACCCATTGAGGAAGAGGAAATGGAAGATTATATCAACCTTGATGAAGAAAAGGATGGAAAGGATTTTAAAATATATAAGGACGACGATGTTTACGTGGTGGAAGGTCCTTTTGTTGACAGGATTTTCAGGAAGGTCAACATATATGATAATGAGTCCTTAAAATATTTTCAGAAGGTATTGAGGAGAAACGGCATAATAGATGAGCTTAAAAGCATGGGAATAAAAGACGGAGAAACGGTAAGAATGAATGAATTAGAATTTGATTTTATTGACTAG
- a CDS encoding Rne/Rng family ribonuclease, whose product MNEIYIDAGRSEFRAVVLDDGELAEIHIDRQNKEAVSGNIYKGRVENVLPGMQAAFIDIGLQRNAFLYVKDALPYNLYGSHGKDEISIKSILNIGDEIIVQVSKEPSGGKGARVTTHIAIPGRFMVLMPGIDYIGISRRIEDEEERHRLKDLANKLKPQNAGIIVRTEAEGKTEEDFTEDINFLLILSNKIYSEFNVVKAPRLLHKDMDLVYKSLRDLFTRNTKKLVINDLNSYKRAQELIGFFSPSQKKDIEYYEGSANIFDAYGIEGKIEKALSRKVWLKSGGYIVIDHTEALTSIDVNTGKFTGSISLKDTVLSTNKEAAKEIARQLRIRDIGGIVIIDFIDMENPEHRQMVVDILRKELKKDRTKSSVLGITQLGLVEMTRKKAGKRLNSILQKNCPLCQGSGRILDEECMVQRLENKLEQIVKESDAPGILIEVNDAVEHYLKNSYIDYAKSLEDTYKRRIILKGFSNIDYSVVNIKLLDQNEINTEHKNPVNEGDKIEIRALKSKYINASKRQKIMDGIVSEVLYNQNGEVDKIMVDISNKG is encoded by the coding sequence ATGAATGAAATATATATAGATGCAGGCAGAAGTGAATTTCGCGCCGTGGTTTTAGATGACGGTGAATTAGCGGAAATACATATAGACAGGCAGAATAAGGAAGCAGTTTCCGGCAATATATATAAAGGCAGGGTGGAAAACGTCTTGCCCGGCATGCAAGCGGCATTTATCGATATAGGCCTTCAAAGAAACGCTTTTTTATATGTCAAGGATGCCTTGCCATATAATTTATACGGAAGTCATGGCAAAGATGAAATATCTATAAAAAGCATATTAAACATAGGTGATGAAATAATCGTCCAGGTTTCAAAGGAACCATCAGGCGGGAAGGGGGCACGGGTTACCACCCATATAGCCATTCCCGGAAGATTTATGGTATTAATGCCTGGAATAGATTATATCGGCATTTCCAGAAGAATAGAGGATGAAGAAGAACGTCACAGGCTAAAGGATTTAGCCAATAAATTAAAGCCGCAAAATGCAGGGATAATAGTTAGGACTGAAGCAGAAGGAAAGACTGAAGAGGATTTTACGGAGGATATTAACTTTTTATTGATTCTCAGCAATAAGATTTACAGTGAATTCAATGTAGTAAAAGCTCCCCGGCTTTTACATAAAGATATGGATTTGGTGTATAAAAGCTTAAGGGATCTATTTACCCGGAACACAAAAAAACTGGTAATCAATGATTTAAACTCCTATAAAAGAGCACAGGAATTGATAGGTTTTTTCTCCCCAAGCCAAAAAAAGGATATAGAATATTATGAAGGAAGCGCTAATATCTTTGATGCCTACGGCATAGAGGGGAAAATTGAAAAAGCCCTTTCAAGAAAGGTATGGTTAAAGTCCGGAGGGTATATTGTAATAGATCACACTGAAGCCCTTACATCCATAGATGTAAACACTGGAAAATTCACGGGAAGCATAAGTCTTAAGGATACGGTATTATCAACCAACAAGGAGGCTGCAAAAGAAATAGCAAGGCAGCTACGAATAAGGGATATAGGCGGGATTGTCATAATTGATTTTATAGATATGGAAAACCCGGAACACAGGCAAATGGTCGTTGACATATTAAGAAAAGAGCTTAAAAAAGACAGGACTAAAAGCAGTGTTTTAGGTATCACCCAATTGGGCTTGGTGGAGATGACCAGAAAAAAAGCAGGGAAAAGGCTTAATTCAATACTTCAAAAAAACTGCCCTCTGTGCCAGGGAAGCGGCAGAATTTTAGATGAAGAATGTATGGTACAAAGACTTGAAAATAAGCTGGAGCAGATTGTAAAGGAATCCGATGCTCCCGGCATATTAATTGAGGTTAATGATGCAGTAGAACATTATTTGAAAAATTCCTATATAGATTATGCTAAAAGTCTGGAAGACACATACAAAAGAAGAATAATTCTTAAGGGCTTTAGTAATATCGATTATTCAGTAGTCAATATAAAGCTTTTAGATCAAAATGAAATCAATACCGAACATAAAAACCCTGTAAATGAGGGAGATAAAATAGAAATAAGAGCACTTAAATCTAAATATATCAATGCATCTAAAAGGCAGAAGATTATGGATGGAATTGTAAGTGAAGTTTTGTATAATCAAAATGGTGAAGTAGATAAAATAATGGTAGATATAAGTAATAAAGGTTAA
- the rplU gene encoding 50S ribosomal protein L21: MYAIIATGGKQYRVSEGDIIYVEKLAAEADSTVEFNEVVAVSAEGKLSVGKPNVEGASVVGKVLAQGKEKKIIVFKYKAKKDYRRKQGHRQPYTKVQIEKINA, translated from the coding sequence ATGTACGCTATTATTGCAACTGGTGGAAAACAATACAGGGTGTCAGAAGGCGACATTATTTACGTTGAAAAGCTTGCAGCAGAAGCAGATTCAACTGTTGAATTTAATGAAGTTGTAGCAGTTTCAGCTGAGGGTAAGCTTTCAGTAGGAAAGCCTAACGTTGAAGGTGCAAGTGTTGTTGGTAAGGTATTAGCCCAGGGAAAAGAAAAGAAAATTATCGTTTTCAAATACAAGGCTAAAAAGGATTACCGTAGAAAGCAGGGTCACCGTCAGCCTTATACAAAGGTCCAGATAGAAAAAATCAATGCATAG
- the nadD gene encoding nicotinate-nucleotide adenylyltransferase produces MDNLLKRLKEQKVQRVAVMGGTFDPIHHGHLVTAEIVRVKYDFDKVVFIPSGIPPHKEDSSVTLSEHRLNMVKLAIDTNPYFEVSRMEIDRGGYTYTIDTIIEFINYLGNNLSIHFITGADVMFQILSWKDAKELLSLCKFIAVTRPGYDKSALNIKVEELIDKYKSDITILEVPAIAISSTEIRRRVNSNLSIKYLLPEKVEEYIKKNRLYINREKDYDK; encoded by the coding sequence ATGGATAACCTGCTAAAAAGGTTAAAGGAACAAAAGGTTCAAAGAGTGGCTGTCATGGGAGGCACCTTTGATCCCATACATCACGGTCACTTGGTTACAGCAGAAATAGTAAGGGTGAAGTACGATTTTGACAAAGTTGTTTTTATTCCTTCGGGTATACCTCCTCACAAGGAAGACTCGAGCGTCACATTAAGTGAACACAGGCTTAATATGGTTAAGCTGGCCATAGATACAAATCCCTATTTCGAAGTATCCCGCATGGAAATAGACAGGGGAGGGTATACATATACAATTGATACAATAATAGAATTTATAAATTATCTTGGAAATAATCTTTCTATTCATTTTATTACTGGTGCCGATGTAATGTTTCAGATACTGTCCTGGAAAGATGCAAAAGAGCTTTTAAGCCTGTGCAAATTCATTGCAGTCACTCGCCCTGGATATGACAAAAGTGCATTGAATATAAAGGTTGAAGAATTGATTGATAAATATAAAAGCGATATAACAATATTGGAGGTGCCGGCAATTGCCATATCTTCCACAGAAATAAGACGTCGGGTAAATTCAAATTTATCCATAAAATATCTTCTTCCCGAGAAGGTGGAAGAATACATAAAGAAAAACCGGCTGTATATTAATCGGGAGAAGGACTATGATAAATGA
- a CDS encoding TIGR03936 family radical SAM-associated protein: MARYLLKFSKGYGIKFISHLDLMKSLQRAIRRSKIPISYSRGFNPHADFSLATPLAVGTWSKGEYMDLKLDLSLDADVLEEELRKALPSEIKIIKIKNIDDKMPSLMSLVKAASYEVTLVNVNENIDKGFVKEFLNIDEIKVLKQSKKGERIIDIKPMIRELSLIDIEGGIGRIFAMVDCGSTSNLNPELIVDALRLNIKGLENIEIRDIKKLETYFNINNKIMTPLDFPESDV, encoded by the coding sequence ATGGCGCGTTATCTTCTTAAGTTCTCTAAAGGATACGGTATAAAATTCATATCCCACTTGGACTTAATGAAATCTTTGCAGAGGGCAATAAGAAGATCGAAAATTCCAATATCATATTCCAGAGGTTTTAATCCCCATGCTGATTTTTCACTGGCCACTCCTTTGGCTGTCGGAACCTGGAGTAAAGGGGAATACATGGACTTAAAGCTTGACTTATCCTTGGATGCTGATGTATTGGAGGAGGAATTAAGAAAGGCACTTCCTTCTGAAATAAAGATAATCAAAATAAAGAACATTGATGATAAGATGCCTTCTTTGATGTCTCTGGTTAAAGCAGCATCCTATGAGGTTACCTTGGTAAATGTTAATGAAAATATTGATAAGGGATTTGTAAAAGAATTTCTGAATATTGATGAGATTAAGGTCTTAAAGCAAAGCAAAAAAGGGGAAAGGATCATTGATATAAAACCCATGATTCGCGAATTATCATTAATAGACATTGAAGGCGGCATTGGACGAATTTTTGCAATGGTGGATTGCGGGAGCACAAGCAATCTAAACCCCGAATTAATAGTAGATGCACTGAGACTAAATATAAAAGGGCTTGAAAACATTGAAATACGAGACATAAAAAAGCTTGAGACCTATTTTAATATAAATAATAAAATAATGACTCCCTTAGATTTTCCGGAGAGTGATGTTTAA
- a CDS encoding LCP family protein, which produces MKRAVSVLIIIFMTAALVTTGMLYVYLNGFSPKEGETNKTTIKPKEVKAGQPLNILLLGVDIGVAGSKNSPKRSDTMMVIHYDPKTSDVTVVSIPRDTKVTINGNTEKINAAHAIGGPEKSVEAVQKLLGININYYVEVNYEGFRQFIDAIGGIDTVIPYNMDYDDDAQNLHIHFKKGQKVHLDGKKAEQFVRWRKNNDGSGYADGDLGRIRTQQEFMLKVIEKLKSPAIILKIPTLVKLLPEYISTNMDAATILNFSMDVPKINGESIQKYTLNGSSKIIDGLWYFVYEPDKNKDMVAALGAENVSGIKKTDNKDIKIQVLNGSGEKDAELRVKQYLEEKGYNVANTGNISGVRFTASHIIDKSLKSGNAKQVADDLDISNIEKDEDNISNVDIVVIVGADTNKLFN; this is translated from the coding sequence ATGAAAAGAGCTGTCTCTGTACTTATTATCATTTTTATGACCGCAGCTTTAGTTACTACGGGAATGCTTTATGTATATTTAAACGGTTTCTCCCCAAAAGAAGGCGAGACTAACAAAACCACAATTAAACCAAAGGAAGTTAAAGCCGGGCAGCCTTTGAACATACTGTTATTAGGAGTAGATATCGGTGTGGCCGGCTCGAAAAACAGCCCTAAAAGGTCGGATACTATGATGGTTATCCATTATGACCCCAAAACCTCCGACGTAACCGTAGTATCCATACCCAGAGATACAAAAGTAACAATAAACGGAAACACAGAGAAGATAAATGCCGCCCATGCCATAGGGGGCCCCGAAAAATCTGTGGAAGCCGTACAAAAACTCCTGGGAATAAATATAAATTATTATGTGGAAGTAAATTATGAAGGCTTCAGGCAATTTATAGATGCCATAGGAGGTATCGATACAGTGATACCTTATAATATGGACTATGATGATGATGCACAAAATTTGCATATACATTTTAAAAAAGGCCAGAAAGTCCATCTTGACGGCAAAAAAGCCGAGCAGTTTGTAAGATGGAGAAAGAATAACGACGGAAGCGGATATGCCGACGGTGATTTGGGGAGGATAAGGACTCAGCAGGAATTTATGCTCAAAGTCATAGAAAAGCTTAAATCCCCTGCAATAATATTAAAGATACCTACATTAGTAAAACTTCTTCCCGAATATATCTCTACCAATATGGATGCCGCAACCATACTGAATTTTTCAATGGACGTACCTAAAATAAACGGTGAATCCATTCAAAAATATACCTTAAACGGCAGTTCAAAGATTATAGACGGTCTTTGGTATTTTGTATATGAACCGGACAAAAACAAGGATATGGTTGCTGCTTTAGGAGCAGAAAACGTAAGCGGCATTAAAAAGACAGATAACAAGGATATAAAAATTCAGGTTTTAAACGGTTCCGGCGAAAAGGATGCCGAACTTAGAGTTAAGCAATATTTAGAGGAAAAAGGATATAATGTAGCTAATACGGGAAATATTTCAGGTGTCAGGTTTACCGCATCACATATAATTGATAAATCCTTAAAAAGCGGAAATGCCAAACAGGTGGCGGATGACCTTGACATAAGCAACATTGAAAAGGATGAGGACAATATATCAAATGTTGACATAGTAGTTATTGTTGGTGCAGATACAAATAAATTATTTAATTGA
- a CDS encoding Spo0B domain-containing protein, with product MKACDEIQLNTDTEIVKYLREQRHDFMNHIQVIWGYLQLNKAEAAAKYIAELNKKFAVSGMLFKTNNPVLSLFLYNYIRKIQKFGMDVDLDIDVESIGDVFFFDIIKLTQFLEKIFDEVIEHTHKLKEKIIYIDIYEEDRLYLTVSNYNNADDNFELQEGQNNEELMDYLNYLKEIDAKVQYKTMGDFILISIGFLNREA from the coding sequence ATGAAAGCATGTGATGAAATACAATTAAATACCGACACAGAGATAGTCAAATATTTAAGAGAGCAAAGACATGATTTTATGAATCATATTCAGGTTATCTGGGGATACCTGCAATTGAATAAGGCAGAAGCTGCGGCAAAATATATTGCCGAACTCAATAAAAAGTTTGCCGTTTCAGGGATGCTCTTTAAAACCAATAACCCGGTATTGTCTTTATTTTTATATAATTATATAAGAAAGATACAAAAATTCGGCATGGATGTTGATTTAGATATAGATGTGGAGAGCATCGGAGATGTTTTTTTCTTTGATATTATAAAATTGACACAGTTTTTGGAAAAGATTTTTGATGAGGTTATAGAACATACACATAAGCTTAAGGAAAAAATAATTTACATAGATATTTATGAAGAAGACAGGCTTTATTTAACGGTTTCAAATTATAATAATGCTGATGATAATTTTGAATTGCAGGAAGGTCAGAACAATGAAGAATTGATGGATTATTTAAACTATTTGAAAGAAATTGATGCAAAGGTTCAATACAAAACTATGGGAGACTTTATTTTAATAAGCATAGGTTTTTTGAACAGGGAGGCATAG
- the rpmA gene encoding 50S ribosomal protein L27, protein MAHKKGVGSSRNGRDSESKRLGVKRADGQFVLAGNILVRQRGTKIHPGQNVGIGSDDTLFAKIDGVVKFERKGKDKKQVSIYQTQEAAQ, encoded by the coding sequence ATGGCTCATAAGAAAGGGGTCGGAAGTTCCAGAAACGGAAGGGACAGTGAGTCTAAACGCCTTGGGGTTAAAAGAGCCGACGGCCAGTTTGTACTTGCAGGTAACATATTAGTAAGACAAAGAGGAACTAAAATCCATCCGGGGCAAAATGTGGGTATAGGAAGCGATGACACATTATTTGCCAAAATTGATGGAGTAGTAAAGTTCGAGAGAAAAGGCAAAGACAAAAAACAGGTAAGCATTTATCAGACCCAGGAAGCTGCACAATAA
- the rsfS gene encoding ribosome silencing factor produces MLDDSKALILHACNAGENKKAKDIKVLDISSISPITDYFVLFSGSSTVQVRAIADEVEEKLTEKGYALLHKEGYNASRWILLDFGDVIVHVFHEEDREFYNLERLWADADVINF; encoded by the coding sequence TTGTTAGACGATTCAAAAGCGCTTATACTTCACGCATGTAATGCAGGTGAGAATAAAAAAGCCAAGGATATCAAGGTTTTGGATATTAGCAGTATATCACCCATAACCGACTATTTTGTTTTATTCAGCGGTTCATCAACAGTTCAGGTTAGAGCCATTGCCGATGAGGTTGAAGAAAAGTTGACCGAAAAAGGTTATGCATTGCTTCATAAAGAAGGGTATAATGCCTCCAGATGGATACTTCTTGATTTCGGGGATGTTATAGTTCACGTTTTTCATGAAGAAGACAGGGAGTTTTATAATCTAGAGAGGTTATGGGCAGACGCTGATGTAATAAATTTTTAA
- a CDS encoding TIGR03960 family B12-binding radical SAM protein, translated as MVVNLPDEVLYKVEKPARYIGNEMNSVHKEPQSVKIRFAFCFPDVYEVGMSHLGMKILYHMLNEREDTYCERVFAPWTDMEEQMRKRDIPLFALESKEAVTYFDFVGFTLQYEMSFTNIINMLDLAKIPIKATERKEENPFVILGGPCAYNSEPLWEIADIVVLGESEEALNELMDLYIKWKENNKPRKEFLKAASSLKGVYIPAFYDVEYNDDGTIKKLFPIDEAPQTVSKRFIKRLDDSYFPKDIIVPYTEIVHDRIMLEVFRGCTRGCRFCQAGFIYRPVREKSRKKLMSDAASLIENTGYEELSLTSLSICDYSDIKGLVNDLIENYEESKVGISLPSLRIDSFSVDLINEIQKVRKTGLTFAPEAGSQRMRDVINKGVTEEDLMKSTSDAFKLGWSNIKLYFMIGLPGETFEDIEGIAALAYKVMDEYYKVPKEQRKKGLNITVSTSSFVPKAFTPFQWEPQNTMEELKEKQYFLKNKIKSKQITYNWHASPVSFLEGIFARGDRKLSKVLINAWEKGCKFDGWDEHFKFDLWMEAFEECGIDPAFYANRRREYDEILPWDHLNIGIPKEYLINEHKKSMEENLTTDCREGCHSCGILEFEKSGVCFDGALSS; from the coding sequence ATGGTGGTAAACTTGCCCGATGAAGTTTTATATAAAGTGGAAAAACCGGCAAGGTATATAGGAAATGAAATGAACAGCGTTCATAAAGAGCCTCAAAGTGTCAAAATAAGGTTTGCGTTTTGTTTTCCGGATGTTTATGAAGTAGGAATGTCCCATCTTGGTATGAAAATACTTTATCACATGTTAAATGAAAGAGAGGACACTTACTGTGAAAGGGTATTTGCTCCATGGACGGATATGGAGGAGCAGATGAGAAAAAGGGATATACCCTTGTTTGCGCTGGAGTCAAAAGAAGCAGTTACGTACTTTGATTTTGTGGGATTTACCCTTCAATATGAAATGAGCTTTACAAATATAATAAATATGCTGGACCTTGCAAAAATACCTATAAAAGCAACTGAACGAAAAGAGGAAAATCCTTTTGTAATATTAGGAGGCCCCTGTGCTTACAATTCCGAGCCATTATGGGAGATAGCGGATATTGTGGTTTTAGGTGAGAGTGAAGAAGCCCTAAATGAATTGATGGATTTGTATATAAAATGGAAAGAAAACAATAAACCCAGAAAGGAATTTTTAAAGGCGGCTTCTTCATTGAAAGGCGTATATATACCTGCCTTTTATGATGTTGAATATAACGATGACGGTACCATAAAGAAGCTTTTTCCAATAGATGAGGCTCCTCAAACAGTTTCAAAAAGATTTATAAAAAGATTGGATGATTCATATTTTCCAAAGGATATAATAGTACCCTATACCGAAATAGTCCATGACAGGATAATGCTGGAGGTGTTCAGAGGCTGCACCAGAGGCTGCAGATTCTGTCAGGCCGGTTTTATATACCGCCCCGTAAGGGAAAAAAGCAGAAAAAAATTGATGTCTGATGCAGCTTCTTTGATTGAAAATACAGGTTATGAAGAGCTGTCCTTGACATCTTTGAGCATTTGCGATTATTCCGATATAAAAGGCCTTGTGAATGACCTTATAGAAAATTATGAAGAAAGCAAGGTCGGTATATCACTGCCATCCCTTCGAATCGATTCTTTTTCCGTTGATTTAATCAATGAAATACAAAAGGTGAGAAAAACTGGCTTAACCTTTGCACCGGAAGCCGGAAGCCAGAGGATGAGAGATGTAATAAACAAGGGTGTAACGGAGGAAGACCTTATGAAATCCACTTCCGATGCATTCAAATTGGGGTGGAGCAATATAAAACTCTATTTTATGATAGGCCTGCCTGGCGAAACCTTTGAAGATATTGAGGGTATTGCTGCCTTAGCATACAAGGTGATGGATGAATATTATAAAGTTCCAAAAGAACAGAGGAAAAAGGGGTTGAACATCACCGTAAGCACCTCCTCATTTGTACCCAAAGCCTTTACTCCTTTTCAATGGGAGCCTCAAAATACAATGGAGGAGCTTAAAGAAAAACAGTATTTCCTGAAGAATAAAATAAAATCCAAGCAGATAACATATAACTGGCATGCATCGCCGGTTAGTTTCCTTGAGGGAATATTTGCAAGAGGGGACAGGAAACTTTCAAAGGTATTAATTAATGCCTGGGAAAAGGGCTGTAAATTCGACGGCTGGGATGAGCATTTCAAATTCGATTTATGGATGGAAGCCTTTGAAGAATGCGGTATTGATCCTGCATTTTATGCCAATCGCAGAAGGGAATATGATGAAATCCTGCCCTGGGACCATTTAAATATAGGTATACCAAAAGAATATCTTATAAATGAGCATAAAAAATCCATGGAAGAAAACTTAACGACCGATTGCAGGGAAGGCTGCCACAGCTGCGGCATTCTTGAGTTTGAAAAAAGCGGGGTGTGTTTTGATGGCGCGTTATCTTCTTAA
- a CDS encoding RidA family protein has product MKKIIKTDKAPAAIGPYSQAVEVGNLIYTSGQIPISPKTGDLVSGDIKKATAQCIENLKAIAEAAGCTLNDVVKTTVFLKDMNQFTEMNEVYGSYFVTDQPARSCVQAAKLPRDVDVEIEAIILKK; this is encoded by the coding sequence ATGAAGAAGATTATAAAAACAGACAAAGCTCCGGCAGCCATAGGTCCATATTCCCAGGCTGTGGAAGTTGGGAATTTAATTTACACCTCAGGTCAGATTCCCATTAGCCCCAAGACCGGGGATCTTGTATCAGGAGATATCAAAAAAGCTACGGCTCAATGCATAGAAAACTTAAAAGCCATAGCTGAAGCAGCCGGCTGTACTTTAAATGACGTAGTTAAAACCACAGTGTTTTTAAAGGACATGAATCAATTCACAGAAATGAATGAAGTTTACGGTTCATATTTTGTAACTGACCAGCCTGCCAGATCCTGCGTACAGGCAGCAAAACTGCCAAGGGACGTGGATGTGGAAATAGAGGCTATTATATTAAAAAAGTAA
- the yqeK gene encoding bis(5'-nucleosyl)-tetraphosphatase (symmetrical) YqeK, with translation MINDITEKLKAMLSPKRYMHSLGVRDTAVKLAKLYGTDEDKAAIAGLIHDCAKGLSDELLLKIAREIGIETQGIYEKQPELLHGPAGTYMAKKDFKIEDEEILHSIMCHTTGCENMSLLDKIIYIADYIEPNRSFPGLEELRKAAFRDIDEAMLLALDNTIKHVINKKQMIDIQTIKARNYILYNYFK, from the coding sequence ATGATAAATGATATAACAGAAAAATTAAAAGCCATGCTAAGCCCTAAAAGGTATATGCATTCTTTAGGTGTTCGTGATACTGCCGTAAAACTAGCCAAATTATATGGAACTGATGAAGATAAAGCGGCAATAGCAGGACTTATCCATGACTGTGCCAAGGGACTCTCCGATGAGTTGCTTTTAAAAATTGCAAGGGAAATAGGTATTGAAACACAGGGAATTTATGAAAAGCAGCCGGAGCTTTTACATGGACCGGCAGGTACATATATGGCAAAAAAGGATTTTAAAATAGAGGATGAGGAAATACTTCATTCCATCATGTGCCATACCACCGGATGTGAGAACATGTCGCTGTTGGATAAAATAATATATATTGCAGACTATATTGAGCCCAACAGAAGTTTTCCCGGGTTGGAAGAATTAAGGAAAGCAGCTTTTAGGGATATTGACGAGGCTATGCTTTTAGCCTTAGATAATACCATAAAGCATGTTATAAATAAAAAGCAAATGATTGATATACAAACCATAAAAGCGAGGAATTATATATTATATAATTATTTTAAATGA